The DNA segment ACTGCAGTCTGCAGCAGTTATGTATTTTCGTTCTTCACTGTGTCTCCGATGTGTCTTCCGTTCTTCACTACGAGCTTCCAAACTCCACATATAGGACATGCATGTACAGAGTTATGTATTTCAGACAAAAAATTGAAGTTCTTTTGGACTTATAATCTGCTTTaactcttgttttgtttttcaggTTGTTAGATAAGAAGACCAACAAGATCAGAAAGGTAGTGATCTAGCTTAGCGATCTATAGTTTGTGTTATGTCTTATCTAGATTAGCGATCCATGTAAACAAATTGAACAACAAGATCTGTAAGCGTTCTGTTAGATCCATATATTAAAAAGACCAATAAGCGTCTGTTGGTTTCATCGTTTGTTTGTATATTTGTGTTCTGTCTTTGATTCGTTGTAGCTTTGCTTTCAGGTAACAACAGTTTTATTGAGCGCGTTCCTTCTCCCGAACCTGTTCTTGGCAACAAAGATGAAGGTCCTGCTCAAAAGAAAAGAGGCGCCAAAGCTTCCAAGGTTATTCATTCATACCTTGTGTTCTCTACGTTTGTTTGTTTACTCTTTTTGGGAACTGCTGCAGATCTTTAAGGAACCAGAAAGCTTAGAGGAGCGTATTCTCGAAGCTGCAACTCCTGTTGACGCAATAAGGTTTCCATTTATATTCGAGCAAGGCTCTAGTTCAACAGTAGCAGATGACGATAGCAACATCCCTGAGGGGAAGGTATCACCATTCTTACCATTAACTAgttttggatgtttttataACCTCATCAGACAAGCACTGAACATATATCTTTCGTGTTGGTGTTTCTCTTCGAACCGAAATGTATTTTAGCGTAAACAACCTGAAGTGGACTACTCGTCTGGTCCCAGCAATGAGGTAATCTGGCGTCCTAATTTCGAGGAGCTCATCCGCCGCCTTAGACATAAGGTAATAAAACTCTTGTTTGTTGGCATTTCATATATTGTTTTTGCCTACTCCATCACTATTATGAAacatctgtttctttttttttctttttaaggcGTGTGTGGAGATAGTGAAAGAGCGGAGAGATGAAGGATGTGCTAATGTCATGAAGGCAATGTTAGAAGTAGGAAGATCTCAGGAGAAGAAGGCGAAAACCGACAAGTCCGGTAAAGTCCTCTCTTGTTTTCTATACAATTGATTGAAGTTCCCAATGTTTCTTAACTCtacataaaatttgttttatctTTGTCTTAAGATTGCTGATGCTGCACTGACTGAGAAGAAAGACACGCCACAAATCGTTTTGAAGATGTGGAAAGATGGTTACTTACATATGCAGGTATGAGTGTATTTCTTTTGCCAAGTTGAAACCAAAACTTTTGTGTTCTATGAACTGAATGAActgtcttttttttgtttgtgtcctGTGATGAGAACAATGAAGGATTGCACGAGTACATACACCACCTGGTCGAGTAGTTTCCAGCTTCAGCCGATATAGGAGCTTTAAGGACCTCAGGTTAGAAAGCTCTCAGGTTAGAAAGCTCTTAAACGTATGAAACTTAGATGGCTTTGCGTAGGTTATCGGATCACTGACTTGTTTAGGTTGCTTTCGTATATGATAGAACATTAACTTGTTTAGATGGCTTTGCGTAGGTTATCGGATCACTTGCTGTTTACGTTGCTTTGCTTGTTTACGTTGCTTTGCTTGATTACTTGTGTTTGTGTACTTGTATAATAAAATTTGGAATTTTGAAAATCAACAATTATaacagattttaaaaaatataataagaatttttttaaaaaatagacaaAATTTAGGAAACCCTAAAAAGTTAATTTCATTCCACggcgtgaaaaaaaaaaacacaaaacttgAGAGTTGAGAGCGAGAGAGACCATGGGATCAAGGAGCCAGCCCGAAGATCAGTCGACGTTTGATCCGAATTACACCCCGCCAAATACTGTGGACTTTGCAACTCAGGCAGTCTTAGCTACTCTTGCTGCAGCAGCTGAGGCTGGTGATCAGATCGCTTCTCAGGAAGCTGGTGTAACTCGTGCTGATGGGAAGCATCAAGGAAGCAGAAAAAGGCTTATCAGTCTTGTTGATGATACTGATGATTCTGATGTTGAAATCAGTCAACCAACCCAAAAAACCAAGCCTCGCAGACAGACCAGTTTCGGAACAGCCACGGGGAAACCCATGTTGCGACCGATGAGGAAAGCGCAGATGAGATTGTCAGATACATGGTGCGACCGATGAAGGAGAAGTTTGACAAATATTGGGATGAAGTTAGTGGTGTTTTTGCAATAGCAGCAGTCTTTGATCCACGGTTTAAGCTTTCAATTGTTGAATGTTGTTTAGGGAAGCTTGACATAAGTACACGTGATGCAAAGGTGAAGAACTTGCGTGACAAGCTCAGTATTCTGTTTGAGACATACGACAAAAACTCCAAGAATAACTCACCTTCCACTGAGCCACGTGACACTGTTCCACAAAAAGCTTGTGCGGCAGGATCAATGGGACTGTTTGGGAACTACAATGTGagtgttttcaatttttttccttctgtCGTCA comes from the Brassica rapa cultivar Chiifu-401-42 chromosome A01, CAAS_Brap_v3.01, whole genome shotgun sequence genome and includes:
- the LOC103828227 gene encoding uncharacterized protein LOC103828227; its protein translation is MTTAVRSPDTASAHYFVFELQSAAVMLLDKKTNKIRKISDPSLLSGNNSFIERVPSPEPVLGNKDEGPAQKKRGAKASKIFKEPESLEERILEAATPVDAIRFPFIFEQGSSSTVADDDSNIPEGKRKQPEVDYSSGPSNEVIWRPNFEELIRRLRHKACVEIVKERRDEGCANVMKAMLEVGRSQEKKAKTDKSGKVLSCFLYN